The window AATCTCACGGATTTACGACCCATCAAACAAAACTTACGTCCGCCACGTTCAAAGAATGTACGACGCCCTTGACGAAGTAATTCAATCCGATGAGGGCGCCTGCCTAGAGATATTCTCGGACGCCCTGTTCATGAACGGAACCAGGCTCAAACCTGATTTCTCATCGTGGGCGAGCTTCCGGTCTGTCATGGACACTCTCGAGTCAAAGGGTATTGGGAGATTAGACTTCCACTCGGGCGTTACTGCTGAAGAATTGGCCACTTTCTTCTCAATCTTTACCAAGGTGCATGTCTATAGTCTAGATCCTTTTGGCCAAATAGAGGAGCGCATGATCAAGGCTGGCATCTGTCACATCTCTATTGATAGAGTTCTGGAGGACGACAGCGAGGACATCGAAAATACAAGGGAGACTTTCTCGGAAACCGCAAAGAAAAGCTTCTACTATGCTGTTTCCTATCTCAAAGGTGTAGCAACTCAAATATCTTTAGGCCAGGTGGTCAACGCAAGGAAGTCAAAGAGAGTCATCCAGGCCTTTGTCGATGAGATCGTCGAAGATGAATCCTACATGTTCAGTCTTACTACAATCAAGAACTTCGACGAGTATACCCTTAATCACTCCATCAACGTGTCCATCCTCTCTTTGGCGCTGGGCATGAGGCTTGGGCTCAGCAAGTCTCAATTGCTAGAACTTGGAGTTGCCGCTTTGTTCCACGATCTTGGGAAAGTTCGCATTTCAGGATCAATCGTCAACAAACCAGGCAGACTTACTGAAGAGGAATTTGACGAGGTGAAGAAGCATCCCTTCAAGGGAGCGATAATGCTCAGCAGAATAAGAGGACTCGGGGTCATTCCTGTGAGGGCTATGTTTGTCGCTCTGCAGCATCACCAGACACCGGACCATCGGGGCTATCCTGGAACAGACCGTGCAAAAGAATTGGATCTCTACAGCAGGATAGTAAGCATCGCCGATGTATTTGACGCGGCGTCATCCCCAAGAGTGTATAGACCTTTCTGTTTGAAGAGGGAGGAAGTGCTGGCAGTAATTGCTGAAAGAAGCGGAACCCAGTTTGACCCTCTTTTGGCAAAAGTCTTTGTTGAGATGCTCGGAGTCTTCCCGGTGGGAAGTCTTGTTCTTCTTGATACAGAGGAGTTCGCGATAGTCTGGAGAGCAAACCAGGAACCCTCCAGTGCACTAAGGCCAAAG is drawn from candidate division TA06 bacterium and contains these coding sequences:
- a CDS encoding HD-GYP domain-containing protein, translating into MRTLVAELDERKTIREGNVVVNRLFSLLKISRIYDPSNKTYVRHVQRMYDALDEVIQSDEGACLEIFSDALFMNGTRLKPDFSSWASFRSVMDTLESKGIGRLDFHSGVTAEELATFFSIFTKVHVYSLDPFGQIEERMIKAGICHISIDRVLEDDSEDIENTRETFSETAKKSFYYAVSYLKGVATQISLGQVVNARKSKRVIQAFVDEIVEDESYMFSLTTIKNFDEYTLNHSINVSILSLALGMRLGLSKSQLLELGVAALFHDLGKVRISGSIVNKPGRLTEEEFDEVKKHPFKGAIMLSRIRGLGVIPVRAMFVALQHHQTPDHRGYPGTDRAKELDLYSRIVSIADVFDAASSPRVYRPFCLKREEVLAVIAERSGTQFDPLLAKVFVEMLGVFPVGSLVLLDTEEFAIVWRANQEPSSALRPKVKIITDSKGNFVEPHIESLTARTEDGKGFARTIVKALDPQEYGIDVTSYL